A single genomic interval of Terriglobus albidus harbors:
- a CDS encoding TIM barrel protein — MNRRHFCHLAMAGTALSLASRGLFAAPPAALPKFSYMIWAFPKPMTIDQRLETVAKAGYTGAELVTEWMAWSPEERRRVAALAKSLGITIDLMFPGQVPLADLASRDIIREQLAKAIPVARELGCPQLGYASGPRIPGQSPEQQIANITENLKVAAEIMEKEKMELLLEPIDLLENKRAAVNSVTEAFTITRAVGSPSIKVLYDFYHEQRGAGNLIEKLENNFDQIGLIHVADVPGRHRPGTGEMNYNNIYRRLAALGYNRYIAMEFYAQGDPVAELKTAKEEVLKAFQQA, encoded by the coding sequence ATGAATCGCCGACACTTTTGTCATCTCGCAATGGCCGGTACCGCACTGTCCCTGGCCTCGCGCGGCTTGTTTGCCGCTCCTCCCGCTGCTCTGCCGAAGTTTTCGTACATGATCTGGGCTTTTCCCAAGCCCATGACCATCGATCAACGGCTGGAAACCGTTGCGAAAGCTGGTTATACCGGCGCGGAACTGGTGACGGAGTGGATGGCCTGGTCGCCTGAAGAGCGCCGCCGCGTCGCCGCACTGGCCAAATCGCTCGGCATCACCATCGACCTGATGTTCCCCGGCCAGGTGCCGCTCGCCGATCTCGCATCGCGAGATATCATCCGGGAGCAACTCGCCAAGGCAATTCCTGTGGCGCGTGAGCTCGGCTGCCCGCAGTTGGGCTACGCCTCCGGCCCCCGTATCCCCGGTCAGTCGCCTGAGCAACAGATCGCCAATATTACGGAGAACCTGAAGGTCGCCGCCGAGATCATGGAGAAGGAAAAGATGGAGCTGCTGCTGGAGCCCATCGACCTGCTCGAAAATAAGCGCGCGGCAGTCAACTCCGTCACCGAGGCATTTACGATCACACGCGCGGTCGGCAGCCCATCAATCAAAGTGTTGTACGACTTCTACCATGAGCAGCGCGGCGCCGGAAACCTGATCGAAAAGCTGGAAAACAACTTCGACCAGATCGGCCTGATCCACGTGGCCGACGTTCCCGGCCGCCATCGCCCCGGCACCGGCGAGATGAACTACAACAACATCTATCGCCGCCTTGCAGCCCTGGGCTACAACCGCTACATCGCGATGGAGTTCTACGCGCAGGGCGATCCCGTAGCCGAGTTAAAGACCGCAAAGGAAGAGGTCTTGAAGGCATTTCAACAGGCGTAG
- a CDS encoding c-type cytochrome — translation MRFRLFARSEMLFALGLSIATPALAQFPRSITDPAAVERGKAIYGQQCGRCHGDDVRGTQTAPDLLRSLKVLHDRRENLKGKELAPYLKDAPHKIELDAKQAADLSNFLSFSINKILRSGYDAEPKNLLSGDAKAGEAYFNGAGGCDKCHSPSGDLAGISKRLSVASLQQRFLFPNTGFGSKRKTQVEVTTGGKTITGDLVHIDDFTVSLKDKDGRVQSFNRTAALKVKTTDPYAGHVELLNRYTDADIHNLTAYLVTIP, via the coding sequence ATGAGATTTCGCCTCTTCGCTCGTTCCGAAATGCTGTTTGCCCTGGGCCTCAGCATAGCAACTCCGGCCCTGGCGCAGTTTCCACGGTCGATCACAGACCCAGCCGCAGTCGAACGCGGTAAGGCTATCTACGGGCAGCAATGCGGACGCTGCCATGGTGACGATGTGCGAGGGACGCAGACAGCGCCCGATCTGCTGCGCTCACTGAAGGTACTGCACGACCGCCGCGAGAACCTGAAAGGCAAGGAGCTTGCCCCTTACTTGAAGGACGCTCCTCACAAGATCGAGCTCGACGCCAAACAGGCTGCCGACCTCTCGAACTTTCTCTCGTTCTCGATCAACAAGATCCTGCGCAGCGGCTACGACGCCGAGCCCAAGAACCTGCTGAGCGGTGATGCCAAGGCAGGCGAGGCGTACTTCAACGGAGCGGGCGGATGCGACAAGTGCCACTCGCCCAGCGGCGACCTTGCCGGCATCTCCAAGCGCCTGAGCGTCGCTTCCCTGCAGCAGCGCTTCCTCTTCCCCAATACAGGTTTCGGATCCAAGCGCAAAACACAGGTTGAAGTAACGACGGGCGGGAAAACGATTACCGGCGACCTGGTGCATATCGATGACTTCACCGTCTCCCTGAAGGACAAGGATGGCCGTGTGCAGTCGTTCAATCGCACCGCCGCCCTCAAGGTAAAGACGACCGATCCCTATGCAGGCCACGTGGAGCTGCTGAACCGCTACACCGATGCCGATATCCACAACCTGACCGCATACCTGGTGACGATTCCATGA
- a CDS encoding acido-empty-quinoprotein group A, with product MKHLFSLAALAVFSLPLSAQTAAVKKPMPSQASQADWPTYNGDYSGRRFSKLSKLNTTNVGKLQLAWTYRITTTTGGGQRISATPLMVDGVMYFTVPSHAWAVDARTGQKLWQFDWASKGGETIGNRGAAIKGDTLYFETEDCNLVAIDIHTGKEKWHSSIGNPDQFYFGSVAPVIVKNHVMVGISGDDFDIPGYVEAHNADTGALEWRWYTHPEPGTPEAKTWPNDEAMTHSGGMTWVAGTYDPDLNLYYFGTGNAQPVINGAARPGDNLFTSTICALNPDTGKLVWYFQPNPHDTHDWDAVQTPVLIDGTVEGKPRKLLAQASRNGWYFLLDRTNGKAITTTPFAKQNWAKGVNDKGQPIPDLAVTAKQNGTLTAPNQAGAANWYPPSFSPLTGLFYVPAYDAYSVYYIYDNNKKPEGWAGNDRGGWSSASLRAMDYRTGKVRWNHEWPTSGARSGILTTAGNLLFTGDPSANLIGFNSTTGEILWHAGLNAPVSNGPTTFELDGLQYITAAAGDTLYAWVLR from the coding sequence ATGAAGCATCTGTTTTCTCTGGCCGCCCTGGCCGTATTCTCTCTCCCCCTGTCCGCGCAGACGGCTGCCGTCAAAAAGCCCATGCCGTCGCAGGCATCGCAGGCTGACTGGCCGACATACAACGGCGACTACAGCGGACGCCGCTTCAGCAAGCTGAGCAAGCTGAATACCACCAACGTTGGCAAGCTGCAGCTTGCCTGGACCTATCGCATCACCACCACCACCGGCGGCGGACAGCGCATCTCAGCCACACCACTAATGGTCGACGGCGTGATGTATTTCACCGTACCCAGCCATGCCTGGGCAGTGGATGCACGCACCGGCCAGAAGCTGTGGCAGTTCGACTGGGCCAGCAAGGGTGGCGAGACCATCGGCAACCGCGGCGCTGCCATCAAGGGCGATACGCTCTACTTCGAGACCGAAGACTGCAACCTGGTGGCGATCGATATCCACACGGGTAAAGAGAAGTGGCACTCCTCCATCGGCAATCCTGACCAGTTCTACTTCGGCAGTGTCGCTCCGGTGATCGTCAAGAATCACGTGATGGTCGGCATCAGCGGCGATGACTTCGATATTCCTGGCTACGTAGAAGCGCATAACGCGGACACCGGAGCGCTGGAGTGGCGCTGGTACACGCATCCGGAACCCGGAACCCCTGAAGCCAAGACCTGGCCGAACGATGAGGCCATGACACACAGTGGCGGCATGACCTGGGTTGCCGGCACCTATGACCCGGATCTGAACCTCTACTACTTCGGTACCGGCAACGCCCAGCCCGTCATCAACGGCGCAGCGCGGCCTGGTGACAATCTCTTCACCTCGACCATCTGCGCCCTGAACCCGGATACCGGCAAGCTGGTGTGGTATTTCCAGCCGAATCCGCATGACACCCACGATTGGGATGCCGTGCAGACACCGGTTCTAATCGACGGCACCGTCGAAGGCAAGCCGCGCAAGCTTCTCGCTCAGGCCAGCCGTAACGGATGGTACTTCCTCCTGGATCGCACGAATGGCAAGGCGATCACTACCACTCCCTTCGCCAAGCAGAACTGGGCTAAGGGAGTAAATGATAAGGGCCAGCCGATTCCCGACCTCGCAGTGACCGCGAAACAAAATGGCACCCTGACCGCTCCAAATCAGGCCGGCGCCGCCAACTGGTATCCGCCGAGCTTCAGCCCGCTGACCGGCCTCTTCTACGTCCCTGCGTATGACGCCTACAGCGTCTACTACATCTACGACAACAATAAGAAGCCCGAGGGCTGGGCCGGCAACGATCGCGGCGGCTGGTCATCCGCGTCCCTGCGCGCTATGGACTACCGTACCGGCAAGGTCCGGTGGAACCACGAGTGGCCCACCTCCGGCGCCCGCTCCGGCATTCTGACGACAGCCGGCAACCTGCTATTCACCGGAGATCCATCCGCGAACCTCATTGGCTTCAATTCCACCACCGGCGAGATCCTGTGGCATGCAGGGTTGAACGCACCTGTCTCCAACGGACCAACAACGTTTGAGCTCGACGGCTTGCAGTACATCACCGCGGCCGCAGGCGATACGTTGTATGCCTGGGTACTGCGGTAG
- a CDS encoding 3-keto-disaccharide hydrolase — protein sequence MKRALAVTCLAVSTALLSQQSQTAATRGPVRVLPVDVDPNDHEGFTQIFDGVSLKGWDVNPAVWTVKDGALVGEYTSQEGTRNPQTFAIYRGAEPSDFELKLEVKLEGEQADSGIQYHSYPPPLVKPRPGAPVFPQDPKWNLAGLQFDLSLQRDGNNIGILAEGGGRGIIGERGQIVHTQTGKTPQLLGELASTKDLASFFKPHDWNTVHLIVRGHTVIQRINGLTVAILIDDDTTKWKPSGVIGLQCAGPGSVKISFRNVWLKTS from the coding sequence ATGAAACGCGCGCTCGCCGTCACCTGTCTCGCTGTCTCCACCGCGCTTCTTTCGCAGCAATCGCAGACGGCGGCTACGCGTGGGCCGGTACGCGTCCTTCCGGTCGATGTGGACCCCAACGACCACGAAGGATTTACGCAGATCTTTGATGGCGTCAGCCTGAAAGGCTGGGATGTTAATCCCGCCGTTTGGACGGTGAAAGATGGCGCATTGGTTGGCGAGTACACCTCGCAGGAAGGCACGCGCAATCCACAAACCTTCGCCATCTATCGCGGAGCTGAGCCTTCTGACTTTGAGCTCAAACTGGAAGTAAAGCTTGAAGGAGAGCAGGCAGACAGCGGCATCCAGTATCACAGCTACCCTCCTCCGCTAGTCAAGCCACGCCCGGGCGCGCCTGTATTTCCCCAAGACCCGAAGTGGAATCTCGCCGGCTTGCAGTTTGACCTGAGCCTACAGCGCGACGGAAACAATATTGGCATTCTGGCCGAAGGCGGTGGACGCGGAATCATCGGAGAACGCGGCCAGATCGTTCACACTCAGACCGGCAAGACACCGCAACTTCTGGGAGAGCTCGCCTCAACCAAAGATCTAGCCAGCTTCTTCAAGCCGCACGACTGGAACACCGTTCACCTGATCGTGCGCGGACATACCGTTATCCAGCGAATCAACGGGCTCACTGTCGCCATCCTGATCGATGACGATACGACGAAATGGAAACCCAGCGGGGTAATTGGACTCCAGTGCGCAGGACCGGGCTCAGTGAAGATTTCGTTTCGAAATGTCTGGCTGAAAACAAGCTAG
- a CDS encoding sensor domain-containing diguanylate cyclase, with product MPAIRGSQAALTQQLFEVARLRALHATGLLDSEPEDAFDDIRRLAAKLLQVPIASVSFIDDVRVWLKSAEGVTCTSTPRRDSICHYTLLQRTPLVVSDLAADERFASIPSIHGESGFKSYAGVPVRDVNGYPLGTLCVVDLVVRSFTEEQIEILKMLARQVEVQIALRQRTVQVDELARTADSLAKDLLSSNERFCAFMEHSPVAAYIKDYDGRMRFYNRKVAETFRISQHDWIGKSDHEIWPSELADEYRATDLAVLAQTGVVEVEEQTPGPNGSHLYWKSYKFPFIDANGRRFIAGIAIDVTREKCREAELETVKDELAATSAELRRMTVTDLLTGLPNRRGFHRWLDQCVSSASRSKRPLSMMMIDVDHFNVINDIKGHLAGDAMLAELGRVLPTLVSPFDHVSRLGGEEFAILLPDTTAKEALALAENICRTISQQSGMLQGMTVSIGVTPWTPEMSGNTLIEIADASLHRAKRSGRNQVILGTSLEALRSDLSPLPSVLDQATGMDTFIG from the coding sequence ATGCCGGCGATTCGTGGTTCTCAGGCAGCACTGACGCAGCAGCTCTTTGAAGTAGCTCGTCTTCGTGCGCTACACGCGACCGGATTGTTGGATTCGGAGCCGGAAGATGCCTTTGATGACATACGGCGGCTTGCTGCGAAGCTGCTGCAGGTGCCCATTGCGTCCGTGTCATTCATCGACGATGTTCGCGTGTGGCTGAAGTCGGCGGAGGGTGTGACCTGCACATCAACTCCTCGTAGGGATTCGATCTGTCACTACACGCTGCTGCAACGCACCCCTTTGGTTGTCTCTGATCTCGCGGCCGACGAACGCTTTGCCAGCATTCCTTCCATCCATGGTGAATCAGGCTTTAAGTCATATGCGGGTGTCCCGGTTCGCGATGTGAACGGATATCCGCTGGGGACACTGTGTGTCGTTGATCTCGTTGTGCGGTCGTTTACAGAGGAGCAGATCGAGATCCTCAAGATGCTCGCTCGACAGGTCGAGGTGCAGATTGCCTTGCGACAACGGACCGTGCAGGTCGACGAACTAGCCCGGACAGCAGATTCCCTCGCAAAAGATCTGCTCTCCAGCAACGAGCGCTTCTGCGCCTTCATGGAACACAGCCCGGTTGCCGCATATATCAAGGACTACGATGGCCGCATGCGCTTCTATAACCGCAAGGTGGCTGAAACGTTCCGCATCTCCCAGCACGATTGGATCGGGAAATCCGATCACGAGATATGGCCTTCGGAGCTGGCAGATGAGTACCGTGCTACGGATCTGGCGGTGCTCGCACAGACTGGGGTGGTAGAAGTCGAAGAACAGACCCCTGGCCCCAACGGCAGCCATCTCTACTGGAAGTCCTACAAGTTTCCCTTTATCGATGCAAACGGCCGGCGGTTTATCGCCGGTATCGCGATCGATGTGACACGCGAGAAGTGCCGGGAAGCCGAATTGGAGACCGTCAAAGATGAGTTGGCTGCGACGTCGGCAGAGCTTCGCCGCATGACCGTAACCGATCTGCTTACCGGTCTCCCGAATCGCCGGGGCTTCCATCGCTGGCTCGATCAGTGTGTCTCCAGCGCTTCACGCAGCAAACGTCCGCTGTCGATGATGATGATCGATGTCGATCACTTCAACGTGATCAATGACATCAAGGGCCATCTTGCAGGAGATGCGATGCTGGCCGAACTCGGCAGAGTTCTGCCGACACTTGTCAGTCCATTCGATCACGTCAGCCGCCTCGGAGGGGAAGAGTTCGCCATTCTGCTTCCGGATACTACGGCGAAAGAGGCGCTCGCACTGGCAGAGAATATCTGTCGTACTATTTCGCAGCAGTCAGGCATGCTGCAGGGCATGACGGTGAGCATCGGTGTTACTCCCTGGACTCCCGAGATGTCAGGGAATACGTTGATTGAAATTGCCGACGCGAGTCTTCATCGAGCGAAACGCTCTGGACGGAATCAGGTCATCCTGGGAACCAGTCTCGAAGCTCTTCGCAGCGATCTCTCTCCCCTTCCATCGGTGCTCGATCAGGCCACCGGCATGGACACCTTCATCGGTTGA
- a CDS encoding RNA polymerase sigma factor — protein sequence MFKRYRVSRDRESDAALVRAACLGNGDAIAELYQRHGAIVYRFTLRMCSDASMAEEITQEAFLAFLRHPHHFEAERSAFSTWLCGVARRQLWKRLERGERFVELDDVEEPIEAPSSDAPDQWLSRKEAVEMVRKGIEELPLLLKEVVILCELEEMTYPQASLILAVPVGTVRSRLHRAKARLATLLSAVPACAEKGIRP from the coding sequence ATGTTCAAGCGATACAGAGTTTCTCGTGATCGTGAATCCGATGCTGCACTGGTTCGAGCTGCCTGTCTCGGCAACGGAGATGCGATCGCGGAGCTGTATCAGCGACATGGGGCCATCGTCTACCGGTTCACTCTTCGCATGTGCAGTGATGCGTCTATGGCCGAAGAGATTACGCAGGAGGCTTTTCTTGCGTTTCTTCGCCACCCTCATCACTTCGAGGCAGAACGGAGCGCATTCTCTACCTGGCTTTGCGGTGTTGCCCGCAGGCAGTTATGGAAGCGCCTGGAGCGGGGTGAGCGTTTTGTCGAGCTGGACGACGTGGAGGAGCCTATTGAAGCGCCGTCTTCGGATGCTCCGGATCAATGGCTCAGCCGCAAAGAGGCTGTCGAGATGGTCCGTAAGGGAATTGAGGAACTGCCGTTACTGCTGAAGGAGGTTGTCATTCTCTGCGAGTTGGAAGAGATGACCTATCCGCAGGCCTCGCTCATCCTCGCCGTACCGGTAGGCACCGTTCGTTCGCGATTACATCGCGCTAAAGCCAGGCTCGCCACATTGTTGTCCGCAGTTCCGGCATGCGCGGAAAAAGGAATACGTCCATGA
- a CDS encoding helix-turn-helix transcriptional regulator → MYDPIMRVLTVLEILQARDHVTGAELAERLEVDLRTVQRYIVRLKDLSIPIESSRGVGGAYRLRPGYRLPPLLLTNEEAFALSLGLRSLSQMGLSAFAPATEGALAKLERVMPHSLRDSVRTVEDVVAIEPGPWVVSTSVDSLIRAASAIRTHREIRFSYRSHDGAASRRKIQPYAVLHTDGRWYLIGHCLSRKALRTFRLDRVAELEVSSTSFNPPARFDAKQHMREHMPFVQSDYQIDVWIDMPIEEAERAFSPWRIATEEQDGGTRLRCGRDRLEMVAAMLLSLERRIVVRSPTALREVFRRLAQQALQAAEDTGPSGSQ, encoded by the coding sequence ATGTACGACCCCATCATGCGCGTCCTGACGGTTCTGGAGATTCTGCAGGCGCGCGACCATGTCACCGGGGCAGAGCTTGCCGAGCGTCTGGAGGTCGACCTGCGTACCGTGCAGCGTTATATCGTCCGGTTGAAGGACCTGAGCATTCCGATCGAGTCTTCCCGTGGAGTGGGTGGGGCTTACCGTCTTCGGCCGGGCTATCGTTTGCCGCCGCTCCTGCTGACCAATGAGGAGGCCTTTGCTCTCTCCCTGGGGTTGCGTTCGCTCAGCCAGATGGGTTTGTCGGCGTTTGCACCGGCAACTGAGGGTGCGCTTGCCAAGCTTGAGCGTGTCATGCCGCACTCGCTGCGAGACAGTGTCCGGACGGTGGAAGATGTGGTGGCTATCGAACCGGGGCCGTGGGTGGTTTCTACATCTGTGGACTCCCTGATCCGTGCCGCCTCTGCTATTCGAACCCATCGTGAGATTCGCTTCTCGTATCGATCTCACGACGGGGCCGCGTCGCGCCGGAAGATCCAGCCCTATGCGGTGCTCCATACCGACGGCCGATGGTACTTGATCGGCCATTGCCTGTCGCGCAAAGCCCTGCGTACCTTCCGGCTGGATCGGGTTGCGGAGCTGGAGGTGTCCTCCACCAGCTTCAATCCTCCGGCGCGCTTCGATGCGAAGCAGCATATGCGGGAGCACATGCCATTTGTGCAGTCGGACTACCAGATCGATGTCTGGATCGATATGCCAATCGAGGAGGCGGAGCGGGCGTTTTCTCCATGGCGGATTGCGACGGAGGAGCAGGACGGCGGGACCCGCCTGCGCTGCGGCCGTGACCGTCTGGAGATGGTTGCTGCGATGCTGCTCAGCCTGGAACGCCGGATCGTCGTCCGTAGTCCCACGGCGTTGCGTGAGGTCTTTCGCCGTTTGGCGCAACAGGCATTGCAGGCTGCGGAGGATACGGGGCCGTCGGGATCTCAATAA
- a CDS encoding DinB family protein yields MATETATVNVVTADALLKSWQGHRRLTRRVIDAFPEEKLFQFSVGGMRPFSEMAWEFIRMAVPIVDGVATGKWEEFNKGEKPTTKSEILRLWDEQTAALDKKFPEIPPHRFYEVDKAFGQWEMPGIITIQYAIDNEIHHRGQGYVYLRALGIEPPPFWERD; encoded by the coding sequence ATGGCAACCGAGACAGCAACCGTGAACGTAGTGACGGCAGACGCCCTGCTGAAGAGCTGGCAAGGACATCGGCGGCTCACGCGTCGCGTGATTGACGCATTTCCGGAAGAGAAGCTCTTTCAGTTTTCAGTGGGCGGTATGAGGCCCTTTTCCGAGATGGCGTGGGAGTTCATCCGTATGGCCGTTCCGATCGTGGATGGAGTCGCCACCGGAAAATGGGAGGAATTCAACAAGGGAGAGAAGCCCACAACCAAGAGCGAGATTCTGCGCCTGTGGGATGAGCAGACCGCTGCCCTGGACAAAAAGTTCCCCGAGATTCCTCCGCATCGCTTCTACGAAGTCGACAAGGCATTCGGCCAATGGGAGATGCCTGGGATCATCACCATCCAGTACGCCATCGACAACGAGATCCATCATCGCGGCCAGGGGTATGTCTATCTGCGTGCCCTCGGCATCGAGCCGCCGCCGTTCTGGGAGCGGGACTAA
- a CDS encoding quinone oxidoreductase family protein, which yields MHVMVAEGFEGYGSLKLTERDKPVPGENEVLVRMAAAGVTPLDYTILSGHYPKAKAPLVLGNEGSGVVASTGDAAFPEGTPVMFFGPYGVLRDGTYSEWATVHRDHLRRVPEGVDLVAAAGLPVAYLTAQLALEKAGFAPGKNVLAPGIGGSVGNAVTQLARARGASHAISTSSSSSKAREAGELGFSEVIDLSRETLRDGVRRITDGKGVDVIIDGVGGTVLSEALGTLALSGTAVTLGYSGGQKSTIDVTDLIWKRASLLSLSLMSYSPEAWQQAWDTMEPLFAAGKLVPMVKRTFPLQEAAEALRFLIEDRPFGRVLLEA from the coding sequence ATGCACGTCATGGTCGCTGAGGGGTTCGAGGGTTACGGCTCGTTAAAACTCACTGAGAGGGACAAGCCTGTCCCCGGTGAAAACGAAGTGCTGGTGCGCATGGCTGCGGCCGGTGTCACTCCTTTGGATTACACAATCCTGAGCGGTCATTATCCGAAAGCCAAAGCACCGCTTGTGCTGGGTAATGAAGGCTCCGGAGTGGTTGCATCCACTGGTGATGCTGCATTCCCAGAGGGGACACCGGTGATGTTCTTTGGACCGTACGGAGTGCTTCGCGATGGCACATACAGTGAGTGGGCGACGGTACATCGCGATCACCTGCGCCGCGTGCCAGAAGGCGTTGATCTGGTTGCTGCCGCCGGTTTGCCGGTTGCGTATCTGACGGCGCAACTTGCCCTGGAGAAGGCAGGATTTGCTCCCGGGAAAAACGTGTTGGCGCCTGGAATTGGGGGCTCAGTAGGAAACGCCGTCACGCAATTGGCACGAGCCCGTGGAGCCTCTCATGCGATTTCTACCAGCTCTTCCTCTTCAAAAGCCCGTGAGGCTGGCGAACTTGGCTTTTCAGAAGTGATCGACCTGTCGCGGGAAACGCTCCGGGATGGAGTCAGACGCATTACTGACGGAAAAGGTGTGGACGTCATTATCGATGGCGTTGGCGGCACCGTTCTGAGTGAAGCTCTGGGAACCCTTGCCCTATCGGGAACAGCAGTCACCCTTGGTTACTCAGGTGGCCAGAAGAGCACCATCGACGTCACAGACTTGATCTGGAAGAGAGCTTCCCTGCTCAGTCTCTCATTGATGTCGTATTCCCCCGAAGCCTGGCAGCAGGCCTGGGACACGATGGAACCGCTATTTGCCGCGGGCAAGCTGGTTCCGATGGTCAAGCGGACCTTCCCCTTGCAGGAGGCGGCCGAAGCTCTACGCTTCCTGATCGAAGATCGCCCCTTCGGCCGCGTCCTTTTGGAAGCATAG